The Epinephelus lanceolatus isolate andai-2023 chromosome 11, ASM4190304v1, whole genome shotgun sequence genome window below encodes:
- the tmem120aa gene encoding transmembrane protein 120A-A isoform X1, translating into MLFSPTGLTECLREWEDLEKNYQQIQDTHRLYKQKLEEVTKLQDSCSGAIARQRKKLKELTVSLEECKENHPTPKLSPEDVETIADIQDSIKDRANAFSEMEAFLPKKNGLYLTLVLGNVNVTLLNKQSKFAYKDEYEKFKLVITVILFVFSFTCRFLFSYRALDALFNFLLVWYYCTLTIRESILISNGSRIKGWWVFHHYVSTFLSGVMLTWPEGALYQMFRNQFLTYCLYQIGFVQFLQYYYQSGCLYRLRALGERHTMDLTVEGFQSWMWRGLTFLLPFLFFGHFWQLYNSITLFRMFQLPECKEWQVAMCGCSYMVLFMGNFFTTLRVVYQKYMNNQDKPKSL; encoded by the exons GATACACATCGTCTCTATAAACAGAAGCTGGAAGAAGTGACCAAGCTGCAGGACAGCTGCTCCGGCGCTATAGCACGTCAGAGGAAGAAACTGAAAGAGCTCACTGTGTCACTAGAAGA ATGCAAAGAAAATCATCCAACACCCAAATTAAGTCCAGAGGATGTGGAAACCATCGCTGACATCCAGGACTCCATCAAAGACAGAGCAAATGCTTTCTCTGAGATGGAAGCTTTTCTGCCAAAGAAGAACGG GTTATACCTCACTCTTGTTTTAGGAAACGTGAATGTAACACTCCTCAACAAACAGTCCAA ATTTGCCTACAAAGATGAATACGAGAAATTTAAACTGGTCATCACGGTCATCCTCTTCGTGTTCTCCTTCACGTGTCGCTTCTTGTTCAGCTACAG AGCCTTAGATGCCCTGTTCAACTTCCTGTTGGTGTGGTACTACTGCACGCTCACCATCCGGGAGAGTATCCTCATCAGCAACGGCTCAAG GATCAAAGGCTGGTGGGTTTTCCATCACTACGTGTCGACCTTCCTGTCTGGAGTCATGCTCACCTG GCCTGAAGGCGCTCTCTACCAGATGTTTAGGAACCAGTTCCTAACATACTGTCTATACCAAA TAGGCTTTGTCCAGTTCCTCCAGTACTACTACCAGAGTGGCTGTTTGTACAGACTGCGAGCGCTGGGAGAAAGACATACCATGGACCTTACAGTGG AGGGTTTCCAGTCCTGGATGTGGAGAGGCCTGAccttcctccttcctttcctGTTCTTTGGTCAT TTCTGGCAGCTCTACAACAGCATAACACTCTTCCGGATGTTTCAGCTCCCAGAGTGTAAAGAGTGGCAG GTTGCGATGTGCGGCTGCTCTTACATGGTGCTCTTCATGGGAAACTTCTTCACCACACTGAGAGTGGTTTATCAGAAATACATGAACAACCAGGACAAACCCAAGAGCCTATAA
- the tmem120aa gene encoding transmembrane protein 120A-A isoform X2, with protein sequence MLFSPTGLTECLREWEDLEKNYQQIQDTHRLYKQKLEEVTKLQDSCSGAIARQRKKLKELTVSLEECKENHPTPKLSPEDVETIADIQDSIKDRANAFSEMEAFLPKKNGLYLTLVLGNVNVTLLNKQSKFAYKDEYEKFKLVITVILFVFSFTCRFLFSYRALDALFNFLLVWYYCTLTIRESILISNGSRIKGWWVFHHYVSTFLSGVMLTWPEGALYQMFRNQFLTYCLYQSFVQFLQYYYQSGCLYRLRALGERHTMDLTVEGFQSWMWRGLTFLLPFLFFGHFWQLYNSITLFRMFQLPECKEWQVAMCGCSYMVLFMGNFFTTLRVVYQKYMNNQDKPKSL encoded by the exons GATACACATCGTCTCTATAAACAGAAGCTGGAAGAAGTGACCAAGCTGCAGGACAGCTGCTCCGGCGCTATAGCACGTCAGAGGAAGAAACTGAAAGAGCTCACTGTGTCACTAGAAGA ATGCAAAGAAAATCATCCAACACCCAAATTAAGTCCAGAGGATGTGGAAACCATCGCTGACATCCAGGACTCCATCAAAGACAGAGCAAATGCTTTCTCTGAGATGGAAGCTTTTCTGCCAAAGAAGAACGG GTTATACCTCACTCTTGTTTTAGGAAACGTGAATGTAACACTCCTCAACAAACAGTCCAA ATTTGCCTACAAAGATGAATACGAGAAATTTAAACTGGTCATCACGGTCATCCTCTTCGTGTTCTCCTTCACGTGTCGCTTCTTGTTCAGCTACAG AGCCTTAGATGCCCTGTTCAACTTCCTGTTGGTGTGGTACTACTGCACGCTCACCATCCGGGAGAGTATCCTCATCAGCAACGGCTCAAG GATCAAAGGCTGGTGGGTTTTCCATCACTACGTGTCGACCTTCCTGTCTGGAGTCATGCTCACCTG GCCTGAAGGCGCTCTCTACCAGATGTTTAGGAACCAGTTCCTAACATACTGTCTATACCAAA GCTTTGTCCAGTTCCTCCAGTACTACTACCAGAGTGGCTGTTTGTACAGACTGCGAGCGCTGGGAGAAAGACATACCATGGACCTTACAGTGG AGGGTTTCCAGTCCTGGATGTGGAGAGGCCTGAccttcctccttcctttcctGTTCTTTGGTCAT TTCTGGCAGCTCTACAACAGCATAACACTCTTCCGGATGTTTCAGCTCCCAGAGTGTAAAGAGTGGCAG GTTGCGATGTGCGGCTGCTCTTACATGGTGCTCTTCATGGGAAACTTCTTCACCACACTGAGAGTGGTTTATCAGAAATACATGAACAACCAGGACAAACCCAAGAGCCTATAA